The genomic region CCAACTGCGGGATCCGGTGCCCCCGGCCGGGGGTCCCCGCGCCGATGGCCAGGATGTGGGCGAGGTCGACCTCGGCGGGCGAGAGGCGGTCGGCGGGCGTCTGGTTCAACTCGCCCATGGTGTGCCGGACGGTGACACCGCGCAGGTCGAGCGCCCGCAGCACGGCCGCGACCTCCGCGGGCGGCGTGAGTTCGAACAGGGCGTCGGCCGCCGCACTGTCGCTGAGGCACGTACTCAGGTAGAGCAGGTCGTCGATCGAGATCCGGGCCGGGTGCCGGAACCGCGTCACCCCGATCGGCCCTGGTGTGGTCACCCTCCCCGGCTGGACGAGGACCTGCGTGGCACCGTCGAGTTCGCCCCGGTGCACGCGTTCCAGGACGGCGACCGCGAGCGGGACCTTCACCAGGGAGGCCGACGGCAGTTCCAGGTCCGGTTCGATCCCGAGTTCCTCACCGGTGCGCAGGTCCCGGACCAGGAACGATCCGTCCAGCCCGCCGGCGTCGAGTTCCTCGCGCAGCTCCCTGAGCAGGGTCTGGCCGTTCAACGGATCTCCTCCATGGGTTCGAGGGCGCCCAGGCAGCGGCCGAGTGACTCGTGCAGGGCGCCGCGCAGGGGCTCGGCGTCCCCGGCGTCGTCGGCGGACACGTCGTAGCCGCGTTCGAGCCGGATCTCGCCGACCGGGCGCCAGTGCAGGCCCAGCTCCCGCGCCTGGCGGCGCGAGCACAGCAGCAGGTCGGCCGACGCCAGGACCTCGGCGGCGGCGGAGGCGAGGGAGGCAGCCACGGCCACCTGCCCGGGGCGCAGTCCGACCGCGTCGCGGATGCGTGTCAGCGGGTCGCGGATGTGGGGGACGTCGTCCTCGGGCTGGATCCACACCCGGCGAGCCCCGGCGGGCGGATCGGTACGGCCCACGCGCAGGGTCTCGACGTAGGCGACGGCCACCGCCGGCTCGGCCGCGGCGGCCACCCCCAACGGCACCACCCAGGTGGCCTCGCCCGAGGGCACAGCGGTGACGGCGGCCCGGACCTCACGCGAGCGCAGCAGGTGGATCCGCTCGCCGGGCGGCGCCGGGCGCGGATCCAGGCGCAGCCCCTCCCGCCGGCCCTGCGCGGCCAGCAGCGCGAGTTCGCGGGTGGGGCACACGTCCGGCACGGCCAGGCCGAAGGGCGCCCGGCGCGCCCGCTGCGCGTCGTGTTCCATCGACTCGGCCAGATCGACCAGCCGGCGGGCGGAGGGCAGCATGTCGCGGCCGAAGCGCGTGAGGGTCGCCCGGCGCGAGGTGCGGTCGAACAGGCGGGCGCCCAGGTGCTTCTCCAGGGCGGCCACGCGCCGGCTCGCCACGGGTTGCGGGATGCGCGCGGCGGCGGCCCCGAGGGTGAAGCTGCCGCGATCGCTCACGTAGACGAAGGCCCTACAGGCACCGACGAGGTCCATGCACCACACACTATGCCGAAAACGCATGGGAGTGCTCATTCGTGTCTTGGACAGCATGAGCGAGGACCGTAAGACTGCTGAGCGTCACCGATCGATTCCGGACGGACGGGG from Nocardiopsis aegyptia harbors:
- a CDS encoding serine hydrolase, translating into MNGQTLLRELREELDAGGLDGSFLVRDLRTGEELGIEPDLELPSASLVKVPLAVAVLERVHRGELDGATQVLVQPGRVTTPGPIGVTRFRHPARISIDDLLYLSTCLSDSAAADALFELTPPAEVAAVLRALDLRGVTVRHTMGELNQTPADRLSPAEVDLAHILAIGAGTPGRGHRIPQLDITRASSGTARAFVDLLQALWTPSAITPEVAARVRELMAGNVLRHRLAPDFSSDASQWSSKTGTLLHLRHEVGVVEHADGQAFAVAVMTASRVPAYSQPGAEALMARVARALRDHLRAAWA
- a CDS encoding LysR family transcriptional regulator; the protein is MDLVGACRAFVYVSDRGSFTLGAAAARIPQPVASRRVAALEKHLGARLFDRTSRRATLTRFGRDMLPSARRLVDLAESMEHDAQRARRAPFGLAVPDVCPTRELALLAAQGRREGLRLDPRPAPPGERIHLLRSREVRAAVTAVPSGEATWVVPLGVAAAAEPAVAVAYVETLRVGRTDPPAGARRVWIQPEDDVPHIRDPLTRIRDAVGLRPGQVAVAASLASAAAEVLASADLLLCSRRQARELGLHWRPVGEIRLERGYDVSADDAGDAEPLRGALHESLGRCLGALEPMEEIR